A DNA window from Helianthus annuus cultivar XRQ/B chromosome 15, HanXRQr2.0-SUNRISE, whole genome shotgun sequence contains the following coding sequences:
- the LOC110913040 gene encoding 60S ribosomal protein L35-2, whose translation MARIKVHELRGKSKADLFAQLKDLKAELALLRVAKVTGGAPNKLSKIKVVRTSIAQVLTVISQTQKSMLREAYKKKKYLPLDLRPKKTRAIRRRLTKHQASLKTEREKKKEKYFPLRKYAIKA comes from the exons ATGG CTCGGATCAAAGTTCATGAGCTTCGTGGCAAATCAAAGGCCGATTTATTCGCTCAATTGAAGGATCTGAAAGCTGAGCTTGCTCTTCTTCGTGTCGCCAAGGTCACTGGTGGTGCTCCCAACAAGCTCTCAAAGAT AAAAGTTGTGAGGACCTCAATTGCGCAGGTGCTGACCGTGATTTCACAGACCCAGAAATCAATGCTTAGAGAAGCTTACAAGAAGAAGAAGTACCTCCCGCTTGATCTGCGTCCCAAGAAAACCAGAGCCATTCGCAGGCGGCTCACCAAGCATCAG GCTTCGTTGAAGACAGAacgagagaaaaagaaagagaagtACTTCCCGTTGAGGAAGTATGCGATCAAGGCTTAG